The Agaribacterium sp. ZY112 genome includes the window TGTTGGCGTCACTTTCACGGGTGCCTAAAAAAATCTGCTTGTCTATGCCGCTTTCACCCAAGCGCACCACAGCCAGTGGTAACTTAGTGCAGTATTCTTCAGCTAGCCAGCGAGGTAGAGCCGCCACACCGCGCCCACAAGCCACCATTTGCAGCATGATTTCGGTGGTCTCACTGGTTTTGTGGTGTTTGGGCACCACTGCCGCTGGGTTAAGAAATTGAGTGTAAATATCGAGCCTGTCGGTAGCGACTGGGTAGGTAAGCAAAACTTGCTCACGTAAATCTTCAGCTTGTGCGTATTCACAAGTTGCTAAGTGGTGCTGCTTGGGCACCACTAACACCTGCTCGTAATCAAACACCGGTTTAAAGCATAGGCCGCTCTTATAGAACGGATCTGGTGTTACCAATAAATCGATTTCGTAATCCAGTAAAGCGCGTACACCGCCAAATTGAAACTTTTGTTTTACATCGACATCGACGTCTGGCCACATATCTAAAAACGGTGAAACAACCCTTAATAACCACTGATAACAAGGGTGGCACTCCATACCAATACGCAAGGTGCCACGCTCACCCTGAGCGATTTGTTTGAGCTTGCTATCGGCATTATCGAGCATGGGCAGCACACGGCTAGCGATATTAAGTAGATAGCGGCCTGCCTGCGTGGGTCGTAGGCTGCGTCCCTCACGTATCCAGATCTCGGTGCCCAGCTGGTCTTCGAGTTTTCGTATGCTGTGGCTCAGCGCAGATTGGGTTACACACAGCTTTTTGGCTGCAGCGGTTAGGGAACCGTGCTGTTCAACAGCGTGAACAATCTTAAGATGGATGCGTTCAATCATTATGTGTATGAGTAAAATTAATGGATGGGTGAAAATATACCATTTTTATTCACTTTAGAAGGGCTCTAAGCTGTTTAGCTCTTAAGTGTTGAATTATTAACGTGGGCTTCGATATGGATGAACTTACTGCTGCGCCAAGGTATACGCGTGTGACACATACCTGTCGGGTCGTTGATGTCATGCCTTTAAACACGGCTACGGTTAAGGTCGAACTGCAATCGTCTTTGGCGCTGCACTATCATGCGGGCCAATATTTAGCACTTGAGTTAGATGTAAACGGTGATGGAAAAACACACTCGTTATTTTATTCGATTACTAACGCATTTAATCCTGAGCAGCCTCAACGCTTAGAATTATTTATTCAAAACAGCAGTGAATTTTCAGAAAAGATCATTACACGGCTTCTTGAATTAAGTCAGGTTAATGCCGAAGTTACCGTGAACTTGCCGATGGGCCAAGCCTATTTGCAAACAGGTTTAGATGCGACTCATGTATTAATTGCGGCAGGTTCTGGTATTTCTAAAATTAAATGCATCGCAGAAGAAATCTTAAAGCAAAAGCCAGATGCCGATATCAGCATCTACTGGTCGAATAAAAATATTGGCGACTTTTATCTGCTTGAGCTTTTCCAAGCTTGGCGGTCTCAGCACGATAAGCTGAGATTTACCCCAATTTTAGAAACGGATGAAGTCGCTTGGTTGGGGCGCTCGGGCTATATCTACAAAGTGATTGACGATGACTTTGAGCAACTTGAAGCCACAAAACTGTACTTATGTGGTTCGCCACAAATGGTCTATGGCACCATTGATAAGCTTAAACACCTTGGTCTACAAGAGGCTAATTGTTATTCCGATGCTTTTGAGTTTGCGCCGCGAGACCAACAAGAAGCCAGTTGAAATGAGCATATTCAGGCATTTTTTAAACAAGCCGTATGAATAAAGTGAATAGTGATCAAATACGCGCCAATTAGCTAAAGCCCTTGCTATACATGGTCTGTGGGCGATGCTCCAAGGGCTGTACGCACTTATTCAGGATTTTATCCACAGATGCTGTGGGTAAAGTTGGAGCAGGCTTAGCCTTTATTCAAAAAGGACTTTGATGCTTGTATGAACTTATATTGTAGTGAGCGCATTTAAGAATGCGGTCGTCTCTTCAGGCTTATCGGGTGTTGTTTTTAATGAAGATCTTTCCAGTACTGCAGGTGAGTTTACTTGAGTCTTAAATCTGGAAGATGGATGTATTTCGAGGTTTACATTGGCTGTGAGTATGATATAGATTTGGATCGCTATATAGATTGTTTGTAGTAGCTCACCGGCTGGTACTACTGTGCCTGCGACACATCCGTCAGAGTATCAAGCGCTCTTAAAAATCATACCTTGATTTGACACCTTCCATCGTGAACACGCCCCTCCGCAATGAGCACACATTGTGGCGGATAAATCCGCCACGTATATAAACCATTAAAAATGGCACATCACTAATCTGAGAATCGACGGGTATAGAGTGCAGCATTCAGCTCTTTTGATGCTTCAACCATCTCAGCATACGGCTCATCAGTCACCGAAATAAAGCCAATATTATAGTTTTCACCATCATAAGCTCGGCCGGTAAGTGGTCCATCTGCATATTGAAAGTAGTGCGCACCCACAAAATAGGGGTTATCAATAACAGAGTACATATAGTCTTTAAGCATTTTAGCTCGGTCTTTCTGGTCAGCCGCCACAATTAAGCCTGGGTGATACATACCCCTATCAGTCGCTCCCATATGGAATTCGCCAATAATTGCGGGCATATCAATTTCTTCCATAAAATCCCATTTTTTCTTAATCAGGCCTTCTTTGTAAACATTAAAGCTAATCACATCAACATGTTTCGCAGAAGCTTTTACAACTTCAATAGGCATGCCCCAGTCTGGGAAACGTGCACCCAAATAGAGGTGGTTGGGCATATACTTTTTCATCATCGTATTTACAATGCTGAAATATTGTTCCCCATACGCACCGAGCATATCACCATAATCTTTTTCCTGAGCCTCGGTTGTGAGCGAAGAATCAATACCTTTATCGAACTCAGACCAGCTCGATATATTCTTCTTCCAAGCTTCATTTAGCTCGGCTATTGATGCATAGCGAGCTTTCATCATTTTTGTGAAATGAGCCTTTGTAGGTACTTCTGCACCGTCCCTTCTTAGAGTGTTTATCACAATGCCGTACAGTGTTGATTTGGAATTTGGTCGACCGAAACTCTTTTCATTATCGATAAATACACCAACACACCATGGGCTATCTTGCACTTCCCTAGCGACTTTCATAGCCGTTTTTTCAGTAGCTTCGGCAAATGCAGGGTCAAATACGTCCGGTAATGCCCCCCAAAAATCCTGCCCACTCGATACTGTTTTGTACTTACCTCGAATCCATCCGTTAGCAAAATAGGGTATTTTATTGTTTTGATACAATTTAGGAGACGTCCAATTACCTAACGACGTGAATCCCCAGCTGATCATTCGATCAACGGTTACATCGAGCCATTTCTGCTCATAGTTTTTTCCGTATTTTCTTTCCAAATTTGCCCTTTGAAAATTAAACGACTCGCCTTTCTTGAGTGCACCTGAGTGTGTATTTGGCATGTAACCAAAGTGCTTTGCGAGCGGCTCACCTTTTTTTGGCAACCACTCAAACATGTCTGCACGAAGAGCTAGTTCGACGTGGCGACCGGTTCGGTCTTGGACCGATTCGTAGTCATAACCTGTCATTGTTGCTGCATCGCCTAAACGTATGATATCGAGGCCCGTTGCGAAATATGCATAGCCCTCTGGGTCGATTAGCATCCACTTGCCTTTAACTTTTTCCGCACGAAAATAACCAGTGGCTTTACTTTTGGGGCCATTTTTCCAACCGCCAAAACGACTTCGATCGTGCATTAACTCGCCGGTTAACGTTTCCGCTTCCTTTTCGCGCCGTTTAATCAGTTCCTTTTCCGAGTGGATTTTACCGGGATAGTCTAACTTGGCGTTTTGACCAAACTTATCGACAATATCTGTTAGATAGTCAGGATTTTTAGGTGGGTTCTTTCGCAGTCGAATATTGTCGATAGTAATCTCTTTGTTAAATAAAGCGGATTGCACGCTGAACCGTATATGCTTGATCGCACTTGTATTAATATTTTTCTTTCCCCAAAACGAAATAAATTGCTCATCATCAGACTCCCAGGTAACTGGATTGTTACGCAGGCCCGATAAAAAATTCAGCTCTATATCACCACGGCCATCAGGCGTAGCTAGATCGTGCCCCGCAATCTTCGCGTAATAGGTTCGACTCGGACCCACGGGCACATTTACTGCACGCGTATAATTTGCACCTTTTGCGTCACCTACGTCTAAATATATGTGAACTGAGTGCTCACCTTGGTTGCTGATATCGAAAGCGATATTGAAATCATCGTATGCGCTCCAGTCGTATGGTGTCTCTGGCTTCAATACAAACGCTGACCATGCATTGTTTTCAGAGTTAAACTTAACATTTAAAGCGGTTGAACCGGTCTCTACTAACGCTCCTTTTGAGGCGGGAAAAGCCATCTCTGGGGCAATAACACCGTCTTCAAAATCGTAAAGTATTTCAAGCGTTTCATCTGTATCGACAGGAATATGCGCGTTCTCTGTTTGAGTACACGATATGGACAAGGACGCGAGTATGAGGAAAAGCACTTTTTTCATTTTTTTACCTTGGAGGAAACGTATGTTTTTATCTTTAGGACGGATTAGATCAATGCAGCTTAAACACCGTGAGCTTTAGACACGACAACGAGCTATGCGATCATAGCTCTATTGCAATATCGTTATAGTGAATTTTAGTATAGCAACTGTGGAGAACTGTACGGATATAAAGCACTGAGGGGTAACTGAGCTTAAAGCCTGCCTTCAAAGTACCAGGGGGCGCCATGCCACTGTAGATAGACTTCGGTATTGCGACTTCCTCACCAAGTAAACAGCCCAGCACCAGACTATTGCCTTTAGTGCTAATCAAAGGCAATTTTTCGGACGCTTACTGATCGAAGTTACGAAGCCATAGCTCTCCCAAACCAACTAAACCAAGCTCACCTAAGGTGCGCGTAATATCTAACTAGCCAAGCGTTCTGCGTGTATTCTCTGAACAGTGTTCGAGCGACAAGTAAGCGAAACGATATGCGCTGTAAAGCAAAAGATCCGCCGTTAACAAAAATGGCGGATCTCGATTCTCGCATTTATCTATAGTCAGGGAGCAAGATCTACACGCTGATAACTGCGAATCCAATCAATCTCGAAAATATTATCGGCTTCTATAGATAGCTCATTTACCGTTGGCCAAACTCCTCCGTTTACCTGCCAGCCCTGAGCTGCGCCGGAGAATAATATTGTTTCTGGCCGACTAAGCCCATTGCCATCCAAGTGCTCATTTGGATCAATCATCTCAGGCCCAGTGACCGTGCGTACCAATACACCATCAACGTAATACTCCAGGTGGAAAGGGTCTCGCCAGTAAACGCCAACACGATGAAAACCATCTCTCCAATAAATGTTGTCGGTATGTACGTGCCAGCTACCAGCATCTTTTGGTTGATAATCTGTTATCGGCGTGGCATCACGATCGAAGGTGTGGTGCGACAAGTGCATACGCTTCGCGTACCACTCGCGACTTGAGACCGAGCTTTCCGACCAACTGGAGCCGTACGCCTCGACAATATCGATTTCCTCGGCACTGTTATCGCTGAGCATCCAGACCGCATTGGCCATGACAGAATTCATGACTTTGACGCGTGTTTCGATGAAAGCAGGATAACTAATAGACTGGCGCGCATGAATTGCGCTGAAATAGTTAGTGTTTTGAGCGGCGTCTTTGGAGGTTGCTTTCAACTGCAGGCTACCATCGAATACACGAGAATTGTCTGGCGTCCAAGTCGTATTTCCGAAGCCGGGCCATGTATTTATATAACCGTCTTCCCAGCGCTCATTAAATGCCTCGCCTTTGCTTGAGCCCCATGGGGTTTCATAATTGAAGCTGTCTGAAAGCTCGTCGATCAACTGCCAGCTGAATTCAGTGTTGCCACTCTCAGCAGGAACTTCCAAGCCATCCCAGTCCTGGCTAGCCGCCGGACCTGGATCAATGACTTCAACACTGCGCGTCAAAGTACTTTCATTGCCAGCGCTGTCTTCAGCGCGATAGGTAATCGTGTAGTTACCAATGTTATCGACGATCACGACGGAATCGGCATCGCTCGTAACCGGTACAGAACCGTCGACGTCGTCAACCGCGGTCGCGCCGGGGTCAACAAAGGCCAAGCCAAATTCATGCTGAATAGCTGCATCACCGACCAAGGTAATGACCGGCGCGACACTATCAAGCTCTGGGCTAGCTGTTGGTGTGGGAGTCGCTGTAACACTGGGCTCAGGACTTGGTGACGCCGTTGGTGGAGTTGTTGTGGGCTCAGGGCTTGGTGTCACAGTCGGTTGAGTTGTGGGCTCAGGCGAAGCAGAGGGGGATTCCGGGCTGGTGTCACCTTCGGATCCGCCACAGGCGCTTAGCGCCAGAGTGACGGATAACGACAAAAGACTATTTCGACTCAGAAAGGCATAGAGGAAGCTGTGTTTTTTCATTTGCACCTGCTTTTTTAGACGTACTTAAAAATCAAACAGCGAGTGCTTTGTGTACCATCTCCTTCGGAATGATCTTCGCTAATCCTAAGGAGCAGCAAAATCCGTTTTACTTGCTAACGCAGTGCTGTCAGTTATTTGAATAATTAATAAACACGCTACCACGACTACTAGTCACACGAAATGTAAGGCATGTTTTTTTTAAAAACTGTCCGGCTTTGGGTTTCGATAGGAAACGACGGACACCCTTCGGGCAGCCTGATATTAAAAACGGACAGCTAGATGGCGAACAGTTGAGAGACAACGAGCTACAAATCGAAGAACTCGATCGGTGTTGTCTGTTTTTAATAGTTTAAAGCCATATCCGTTTCGGAAATTCTATTGAGCGCCTCGAGTTAAAGAATTTTTATATGGAGTCCTGACGGTTTCATTGAGACGCAGATAATGGAATGCAATGTATGTTGGCTGGCTTGGCCGCAGTGACACTGGAACGATGGTGCTCAAAGGCCCCCTTGGCTTTGTACTCACCTACCGTACAGGCCGAGGTCCTACAGCTTCAGCCCCCCCTTCAGTCTTAAAACTGAAGGGGGGGCTTTAGTTAGCTCTCTATTCAGTAGCACCCTTCCTAAACTTAAACCCCTCAATCGTATTGTAATCCTGCCGC containing:
- a CDS encoding immunoglobulin-like domain-containing protein encodes the protein MKKHSFLYAFLSRNSLLSLSVTLALSACGGSEGDTSPESPSASPEPTTQPTVTPSPEPTTTPPTASPSPEPSVTATPTPTASPELDSVAPVITLVGDAAIQHEFGLAFVDPGATAVDDVDGSVPVTSDADSVVIVDNIGNYTITYRAEDSAGNESTLTRSVEVIDPGPAASQDWDGLEVPAESGNTEFSWQLIDELSDSFNYETPWGSSKGEAFNERWEDGYINTWPGFGNTTWTPDNSRVFDGSLQLKATSKDAAQNTNYFSAIHARQSISYPAFIETRVKVMNSVMANAVWMLSDNSAEEIDIVEAYGSSWSESSVSSREWYAKRMHLSHHTFDRDATPITDYQPKDAGSWHVHTDNIYWRDGFHRVGVYWRDPFHLEYYVDGVLVRTVTGPEMIDPNEHLDGNGLSRPETILFSGAAQGWQVNGGVWPTVNELSIEADNIFEIDWIRSYQRVDLAP
- a CDS encoding LysR family transcriptional regulator; the encoded protein is MIERIHLKIVHAVEQHGSLTAAAKKLCVTQSALSHSIRKLEDQLGTEIWIREGRSLRPTQAGRYLLNIASRVLPMLDNADSKLKQIAQGERGTLRIGMECHPCYQWLLRVVSPFLDMWPDVDVDVKQKFQFGGVRALLDYEIDLLVTPDPFYKSGLCFKPVFDYEQVLVVPKQHHLATCEYAQAEDLREQVLLTYPVATDRLDIYTQFLNPAAVVPKHHKTSETTEIMLQMVACGRGVAALPRWLAEEYCTKLPLAVVRLGESGIDKQIFLGTRESDANIEYLEAFIELARTQKQAAEASKS
- a CDS encoding beta-galactosidase; this encodes MKKVLFLILASLSISCTQTENAHIPVDTDETLEILYDFEDGVIAPEMAFPASKGALVETGSTALNVKFNSENNAWSAFVLKPETPYDWSAYDDFNIAFDISNQGEHSVHIYLDVGDAKGANYTRAVNVPVGPSRTYYAKIAGHDLATPDGRGDIELNFLSGLRNNPVTWESDDEQFISFWGKKNINTSAIKHIRFSVQSALFNKEITIDNIRLRKNPPKNPDYLTDIVDKFGQNAKLDYPGKIHSEKELIKRREKEAETLTGELMHDRSRFGGWKNGPKSKATGYFRAEKVKGKWMLIDPEGYAYFATGLDIIRLGDAATMTGYDYESVQDRTGRHVELALRADMFEWLPKKGEPLAKHFGYMPNTHSGALKKGESFNFQRANLERKYGKNYEQKWLDVTVDRMISWGFTSLGNWTSPKLYQNNKIPYFANGWIRGKYKTVSSGQDFWGALPDVFDPAFAEATEKTAMKVAREVQDSPWCVGVFIDNEKSFGRPNSKSTLYGIVINTLRRDGAEVPTKAHFTKMMKARYASIAELNEAWKKNISSWSEFDKGIDSSLTTEAQEKDYGDMLGAYGEQYFSIVNTMMKKYMPNHLYLGARFPDWGMPIEVVKASAKHVDVISFNVYKEGLIKKKWDFMEEIDMPAIIGEFHMGATDRGMYHPGLIVAADQKDRAKMLKDYMYSVIDNPYFVGAHYFQYADGPLTGRAYDGENYNIGFISVTDEPYAEMVEASKELNAALYTRRFSD